One genomic window of Vidua macroura isolate BioBank_ID:100142 chromosome 16, ASM2450914v1, whole genome shotgun sequence includes the following:
- the POLR3K gene encoding DNA-directed RNA polymerase III subunit RPC10: MLLFCPACGNVLVAEEGPRCHRFACTTCPYVRNVTRKVTSRKYPRLKEVDDVLGGAAAWENVDSTAEPCPKCEHPRAYFMQIQTRSADEPMTTFYKCCNPQCGHRWRD; the protein is encoded by the exons ATGCTGCTCTTCTGCCCGGCCTGCGGGAACGTGCTGGTGGCCGAGGAGGGGCCGCGCTGCCACCGCTTCGCCTGCACCACCTGTCCCTACGTGCGCAACGTCACGCGGAAG GTGACGAGCAGGAAGTACCCGCGGCTGAAGGAGGTGGACGATGTGCTGGGCGGCGCCGCGGCCTGGGAGAACGTGGACTCCACGGCAG AGCCGTGCCCCAAGTGCGAGCACCCCCGCGCCTACTTCATGCAGATCCAGACGCGCTCGGCCGACGAGCCCATGACCACCTTCTACAAGTGCTGCAACCCGCAGTGCGGGCACCGCTGGCGGGACTGA
- the RHBDF1 gene encoding inactive rhomboid protein 1 has protein sequence MSEARHDSTSSLQRKKPPWLKLDIPVPVPLPVPEEPPQPVQPTRRQAFLRSVSMPADNSRVPSLPHDPARRAVLQRQTSITQTIKRGTADWFGVSKDSDATQKWQRKSLRHCSLRYGKLKPQVIREMDLPSQDNISLTSTETPPPLYVGPCQLGMQKIIDPLARGRAFRMAEDTDGCSVPHTPITPGATSLCSFTSSRSGFNRLPRRRKRESVAKMSFRAAAALVKGRSVKDSTLRRAQRRSFTPASFLEEDTVDFPDELDTSFFAREGVLHEELSTYPDEVFESPSEAAIKDAEVKPADQTDLTGGALDKNELERSHLLLPLERGWRKQKDGALAQPKVRLRQEVVSVSPQKRGQRIAVPVRKLFAKEKRPYGLGMVGKLTNRTYRKRIDSYVKRQIEDMDDHRPFFTYWVTFVHSLITILAVCIYGIAPVGFSQHETVDSVLRNRGVYENVKYVQQENFWIGPSSEALIHLGAKFSPCMRQDQQVHSFISAKREKEKHSACCVRNDKSGCVQTSEEECSSTLAVWVKWPHHPSTPMLAGNKRQFGSVCHQDPRVCEQPASMEPHEWPDDITKWPICTKNSAGNYTNHLHMDCVITGRPCCIGTKGRCEITSREYCEFMRGYFHEEATLCSQVHCMDDVCGLLPFLNPEVPDQFYRLWLSLFLHAGILHCLVSVCFQMTILRDLEKLAGWHRISIIYLLSGITGNLASAIFLPYRAEVGPAGSQFGILACLFVELFQSWQILARPWRAFFKLLAVVLFLFAFGLLPWIDNFAHISGFISGFFLSFAFLPYISFGKFDLYRKRCQIIVFQLIFIALFSGLVILFYFYPIKCEWCEFLTCIPFTDKFCEKYDLDAQLH, from the exons ATGTCGGAGGCGCGACACGACAGCACGAGCAGTTTACAGCGGAAGAAGCCACCATGGTTGAAACTGGAcatcccggtgccggtgccctTGCCCGTGCCAGaagagcccccccagcccgtGCAG CCGACGCGGCGCCAGGCGTTCCTGCGGAGCGTGAGCATGCCGGCCGACAACAGCCGCGTGCCGTCCCTGCCCCACGACCCCGCGCGGAGAGCGGTGCTGCAACGCCAGACCTCAATCACCCAGACCATCAAGAG AGGCACGGCAGACTGGTTTGGGGTGAGCAAAGACAGCGATGCCACTCAGAAATGGCAGAGGAAGAGCCTCCGGCACTGCAGCCTGCGCTACGGGAAGCTCAAGCCTCAGGTCATCCGGGAGATGGACTTGCCCAGCCAGGACAATATCTCTCTGACAAGCACAGAGACCCCTCCTCCGCTCTACGTGGGACCCTGCCAGCTGGGCATGCAGAAG ATCATCGACCCCCTGGCGCGGGGGCGAGCGTTCCGGATGGCCGAGGACACGGACGGCTGCAGCGTCCCCCACACGCCCATCACGCCGGGGGCCACCTCGCTCTGCTCCTTCACCAGCTCCCGCTCGGGCTTCAACCGCCTCCCGCGGCGCCGCAAGCGCGAGTCCGTGGCCAAAATGAGCTTCCGAGCGGCCGCCGCGCTGGTGAAG ggccGCTCTGTGAAGGACAGCACCCTGAGGAGGGCCCAGCGGCGCAGCTTCACCCCCGCCAGCTTCCTGGAGGAGGACACGGTGGATTTCCCAGATGAGCTCGACACTTCCTTCTTCGCTCGG GAAGGAGTCCTTCATGAGGAGCTCTCTACTTACCCAGATGAAGTGTTCGAGTCACCATCAGAAGCTGCAATCAAAGATGCTGAGGTGAAACCTGCAGATCAGACAGATCTCACAGGAGGTGCTTTGGACAAAAATGAGCTTGAAAGAAGCCACTTACTACT CCCCCTGGAGCGAGGCTGGAGGAAGCAGAAGGACGGGGCCCTGGCGCAGCCCAAGGTGCGCTTGCGGCAGGAGGTGGTGAGCGTGAGCCCGCAGAAGCGAGGCCAGCGCATCGCCGTGCCCGTGAGGAAGCTCTTTGCCAAGGAGAAGAGGCCCTACGGGCTGGGCATGGTGGGCAAGCTGACCAACAGGACGTACCGCAAGCGCATCGACAGCTACGTCAAGCGGCAGATCGAGGACATGGATGACCACAG GCCTTTCTTCACTTACTGGGTCACCTTTGTGCATTCACTCATCACCATCCTCGCTGTGTGCATCTACGGCATCGCCCCTGTGGGGTTCTCACAACACGAAACTGTTGATTCA GTCTTACGAAACAGAGGGGtttatgaaaatgttaaatatgtTCAGCAGGAAAACTTCTGGATCGGCCCCAGCTCA GAGGCCCTGATCCACCTGGGGGCCAAGTTCTCCCCGTGCATGAGGCAGGACCAGCAGGTGCACAGCTTCATCAGCGCCAAGCGGGAGAAGGAGAAGCACTCGGCGTGCTGCGTGCGCAACGACAAGTCAGGCTGCGTGCAGACCTCGGAGGAGGAGTGCTCA TCCACGCTGGCCGTGTGGGTGAAGTGGCCCCATCACCCCAGCACACCGATGCTGGCAGGGAACAAGAGGCAGTTTGGCTCTGTTTGTCATCAGGACCCCAG GGTGTGTGAACAGCCAGCCTCGATGGAGCCCCACGAGTGGCCAGATGACATCACCAAGTGGCCG ATCTGCACAAAAAACAGTGCTGGGAATTACACCAACCACCTCCACATGGACTGTGTGATTACGGGCCGGCCCTGCTGCATTGGGACCAAGGGAAG GTGTGAAATTACCTCCCGGGAGTATTGTGAATTCATGCGGGGCTATTTCCATGAGGAGGCAACGCTCTGCTCTCAG GTGCACTGCATGGATGATGTCTGTGGGCTCCTTCCTTTCCTAAATCCAGAAGTCCCTGACCAGTTCTACCGCCTCTGGCTCTCGCTTTTCCTCCACGCTGG GATCCTGCACTGTCTGGTTTCAGTCTGTTTCCAAATGACGATCCTGCGGGACCTAGAGAAGCTGGCAGGATGGCACCGCATCTCTATCATCTACCTTCTCAGTGGCATCACTGGGAACCTTGCCAGTGCAATATTTCTACCCTACAGAGCAGAG GTTGGCCCTGCAGGATCCCAGTTTGGAATTCTGGCCTGTCTCTTTGTGGAGCTCTTCCAGAGTTGGCAAATCCTGGCACGCCCATGGAGGGCTTTCTTCAAGCTGCTGGCTGTGGtgctctttctttttgcctttggCCTCCTGCCTTGGATCGATAATTTCGCTCACATTTCAGGATTTATCAGTggtttcttcctctcctttgcCTTCCTGCCCTACATTAGCTTTGGGAAGTTTGATTTGTATAGGAAACGATGCCAAATTATAGTTTTCCAGCTCATCTTCATTGCACTCTTCTCAGGACTGGTGATTCTGTTCTATTTCTACCCCATCAAGTGCGAGTGGTGCGAGTTCCTCACTTGTATACCCTTCACAGACAAATTCTGCGAGAAATACGACCTGGATGCACAGCTCCACTGA
- the SNRNP25 gene encoding U11/U12 small nuclear ribonucleoprotein 25 kDa protein produces the protein MAAEEPAEEAAEELAHAEVLELFQAALARLLQDPLLCDLPPQVTAEEIGSQVALEYGQAMTVRVCKADGETVPVVVVQNASVLELKKALRRHIQLRQARQGGVQHLSWKYIWRTYHLTYNGEKLADDRKKLREYGIRNRDEVSFIKKLRK, from the exons ATGGCGGCCGAGGAGCCGGCCGAGGAGGCGGCGGAGGAGCTGGCGCACGCCGAGGTGCTGGAGCTGTTCCAGGCGGCGCTGGCGCGGCTGCTGCAGGACCCGCTGCTCTGCGACCTCCCGCCGCAG GTGACGGCGGAGGAGATCGGCTCGCAGGTGGCCCTGGAGTACGGGCAGGCCATGACGGTGCGGGTGTGCAAGGCGGACGGCGAGACCGTGC CCGTGGTGGTGGTGCAGAACGCCTCGGTGCTGGAGCTGAAGAAGGCGCTGCGGCGGCACATCCAGCTGAGGCAGGCCCGGCAGGGCGGTGTCCAGCACCTCAGCTg GAAGTACATATGGAGGACGTACCACCTAACGTACAATGGAGAGAAGCTGGCGGATGACAGGAAGAAGCTGAGAGA GTATGGCATCAGGAACCGGGATGAGGTCAGCTTCATAAAGAAGCTTCGGAAGTAA